In Helianthus annuus cultivar XRQ/B chromosome 9, HanXRQr2.0-SUNRISE, whole genome shotgun sequence, the following are encoded in one genomic region:
- the LOC110880283 gene encoding 40S ribosomal protein S29: MGHSNIWNSHPKTYGPGSRTCRVCGNSHGLIRKYGLMCCRQCFHSNAKEIGFIKYR, encoded by the exons ATGGGTCACTCAAACATCTGGAACTCCCACCCCAAAACCTACGGCCCTGGTTCTCGTACCTG CCGGGTATGTGGTAACTCACATGGGCTGATCAGGAAGTATGGGCTTATGTGCTGCAGGCAGTGCTTTCACAGCAATGCAAAGGAGATTGGTTTCATCAAG TATCGTTAA
- the LOC110876989 gene encoding uncharacterized protein LOC110876989: MSLLNCQHGLSREEFGLWGYGDSNVTMNFVSLNINGVSDRRKANWIRKLKSIVKADFVGIQETHQANLSEIDIRCFWDRSNMCAASVDSVGRSGGLLSIWNPDVFQVNQMVKNQRFLLLSDVLSGVDARVHVLNVHAPNDPRNRRSLWAVLSELIGQSGEMWILLGDFNEVRSEGERVNSIYDRGASDAFNSFIANAGLFEYSMIGDSDIVDNVVSPPYGDDDASLLDLVGSLKKLKLDIKKWRKSAIEAENQELKDLADSIEKIENKAISSQLSDVEKCSRIDLRIKLDKLERKKASDLQQKARANWLKFGDENSAYFHNSVSVNLLRNRINGLMFNNRFVSDPVELQEEIRLWFKKLFSEPIRRRPDFSALGVSVIPDHSKSSLCDSFSEEEVFLALKNCDGGKAPGPDGFTL, from the exons ATGTCATTATTAAATTGTCAGCATGGATTATCACGTGAGGAATTTGGTTTGTGGGGATATGGAGATTCAAATGTTACGATGAATTTTGTTTCTTTAAATATTAATGGGGTTTCGGATCGGAGGAAGGCTAACTGGATCCGTAAGTTGAAAAGTATTGTCAAAGCCGATTTCGTTGGAATTCAGGAGACCCACCAGGCTAATCTTTCGGAAATTGATATTCGCTGCTTCTGGGATAGATCAAATATGTGTGCTGCTTCGGTTGATTCCGTCGGTAGATCGGGTGGTCTGCTGTCGATTTGGAATCCGGATGTGTTCCAGGTGAATCAGATGGTTAAGAATCAAAGGTTTCTCCTTCTCTCCGATGTTTTGTCTGGGGTGGATGCTAGGGTGCACGTGCTGAATGTTCATGCCCCAAATGACCCTCGGAACAGGAGATCTTTGTGGGCCGTTTTATCGGAGCTCATAGGCCAGTCTGGGGAGATGTGGATTCTCCTCGGCGATTTTAACGAAGTCCGATCCGAGGGTGAGAGAGTCAACTCTATATATGATCGTGGGGCTTCGGATGCGTTTAACAGCTTTATCGCTAACGCTGGCCTCTTCGAGTATTCTATGATTGGAG ATTCGGATATTGTGGACAATGTGGTAAGTCCCCCGTATGGTGATGATGATGCTAGCCTGTTGGACCTTGTTGGGTCTCTTAAAAAGCTGAAGTTAGATATAAAAAAATGGAGAAAGTCCGCTATTGAAGCAGAGAATCAGGAACTTAAAGATCTGGCTGATTCGATTGAGAAGATTGAAAACAAAGCTATTTCTTCTCAACTGTCCGATGTAGAAAAATGTAGCAGAATTGATCTTCGTATAAAACTTGACAAATTAGAAAGAAAAAAGGCCAGCGATCTTCAGCAAAAAGCCCGCGCCAACTGGTTAAAGTTCGGGGACGAAAACAGTGCGTATTTCCACAATTCTGTCTCAGTAAACCTGCTCAGAAATAGAATCAATGGCTTGATGTTTAATAACAGGTTCGTCTCGGATCCGGTTGAGCTTCAGGAGGAAATCAGGCTTTGGTTCAAAAAGCTTTTTTCGGAGCCTATAAGGCGTCGCCCAGACTTCAGTGCCTTAGGGGTCTCGGTTATCCCGGACCACTCTAAATCTTCTTTGTGTGATAGTTTCTCGGAGGAAGAAGTGTTTCTGGCCCTAAAAAACTGTGACGGTGGCAAGGCTCCGGGCCCGGATGGCTTTACCCTATAA